The Jaculus jaculus isolate mJacJac1 chromosome 1, mJacJac1.mat.Y.cur, whole genome shotgun sequence nucleotide sequence TCTTCATATGATggtaaaaatgacaaaatgtgaGAACCATAATCATGGATCTCATGGTTTTGTTAAAGAAATGACATAAAACATAGTCACAGCATAGAGTGACATGTGCAGTACCAGAATTACATACCAATGGACAGGATAGAAATGGGAAGCAACAGATCTTACAATAAAGAATAAGATTATAAGTGATTGCGGAAGACATGTCCTTACATGAcctcatacatacatatgagcaTCCACATTCATTTGTGTGACCCTATGCACAAAACCATACATTTGCACCACACACCCATATACACGTGGGTAAACCATAATTATAATAATCCTATTGAAGAGGATATCAAAATAAATACAGTACTACATACCAAATATTTTGTATTAAGTGTTGGTGAATACTTTTCAATGGAAAGATCCTAAAGCTTTGTCTAGGCCTCATAGTAAATGCAGCCATGTTTCCTTGGTATTGACTGCCAAACTTTaaggtaaaggaaaaaaaatgattgttgAATCTGAACCTAATCCCCTAAGAATCTGTTTATTTTGTGTTAAGCTAAGATCTGGGGAAACCAAATCCATAAAGTCAATAATAGCTAACATTTATTAAACACTTACAACATGTTCTGCACTACTGaagggctttacatgggcattcaTTAATCCTCATATTAACCCCATGATGTGGCAACTAAAACATAGACCATCAAGAAGTACACACAAAGATACAAGCCAGTGAGGCCCACCACCCTGTAATATGACTTTAGGGAAGGTGCTTTTGCCAGCTGTACAGAAGAGCCTCTTTGACAATGTTCCATGCTGAATTATTTATAGGACAATGTCAGCTATATCAGTAATGCCCTCAAGAGAAGTAATACATAATTAAATACTATGTAAATAAGCAATAAGCATAATACATGAAAACATTACAATCTCTCCATAGTACCTCTACCTAGGAGGCAGTACTTTTCAGTACTCTTTAGCCTTCCCTCTGTATTCTGAATATGCCGTGTTTTCACTATATATTCTATCCTTTAACCCAGGATCATATTGGCATACTCAAATGTAGGATAGGAAAAAACATTTTGAGTTCAATAAACTCACATCTCAATGTTtatgcattcattcaacttttCTAAGTTTCAGGATCTttatatcaaaaattaaaatgcataaaataacATTAACTTGATATGCTTTTTCAATCAGCAAAATGGAGAGATGGGGATCTCTTGTACTCAAAacccacagaaagacaactgGATCAATCATCATTGCATGAAATACCTTCATAAGTTCTAAGGGAACAGATGAAACCATCTAGATGAAGCAGAAACTATACTCATATGCTGCACAAGGGTGTTTTGGTCCAAGTGAGGCCATATATATGAAAGTGGCACCATAAAATTACAGTGATTAAAAGTTCCTATTGCTGTCATAGCCTTCTTAATCTCATAGCACAATTGCTTTCCTGTTTGTGAATAGGCTAGTATACACAAAGAAACTGCATTGCCAGATTATAGAAGTATAATGCACACAATATGTACAATGTTTAATATATTATCTGATGATGTACTAATAAATGACTATATTATTACCATGAATATTTattatgatttgtttttttttcttttaagtgagGACACcatattttaatgaagaaaagcatTTTGACAATCTAGGTCTGATTCATTTAGGACATCTATTAAGCCATGAACTCATAGGGAATAGGCTCCAGCAGCTCCGGCTCTTTTCCATTAGTCCTCACAAAGTGCACCTCTCTGGGCGGAGCAGGCTGCCACTTCAGCTGCACCCAAGTTCCCTTCTCTTtggcctccttcttcttctggtCATTTTCCTTCACCCGTTTCAGGAAGCTGTCTCGGCTCTTAGAGTGCTTAATATGCTCGATACGCACATTCATTCTCTTGGCAAGAATCTTGCCCTTGACTTGCTTGTTCACAACAATGCCAACAGCGTGCTGAGTGGCATTGTAGACTCTTCCAGTCTTCCCATGGTAGCATTTATGAGGCATTCCTTTTTGGACAGTACCCATTCCCTTTATGTCTACAGTATCACCCTTCTTGTAGATTCGCATATACGTAGCCAATGGAACAACTCCATGTTTTCTGAAAGGCCTAGAGAACATGTACCGGgtgcctctcctctttccctttgtgTTTGTCATCTTGGCAAATTACTGGAAGATGGCGGCTCCGGCCGAAAGGAAAATGATTtggtttttataattattttcaagTATACTCCTTCTACTTATGTACAATGCATGTTTGCTATATAGCAGTGTGTGGTTCTGCCTGCATCAGCCTCATACATCTCTTGTTTATCTTCTCCTTATTAGATAGAGACCACATTAAGTGATCGGACTATATCTAGGTATGATAAAGTACACACTCTGGTGTGCCCTCAGTGCATAAATGATCTAATGATTAACTCTTAGAGCAGTACTCTTCCTTAAGTCATGTGTGATTGTAAGATCAGATTTATTGAAGAACATGGGAGGGATAGATTTAAATTGTACACATATCCCATTCCCACTCACAGTTAACACAAATGGAAACACCTCCCAGGAGGAAATGAGAGGGAAGTGAGATCCAGAGTTTGCCCTGAACCCAATACAGACAGGTATCTGAAACAGTAAATCTCATTGTGGGTTTATGGAATAAACTTCCAAGACTTTTGGGTAAATCCAACAGCTCCAAGCATTAGGCCTGCCCAGCAAAACTGGCTTAAGGAATGACTCAGGACCAGTCCAATAGCAGCAGCTCTATAAAAGCCATTACCCACCTTGGGTTAAAAGGCCTTCCTTGGTGTCACATCAACATACCCAGAAAGACTTAGGATTCAGGCTTGGTCCACTTAATAGGCTAGAGCCAGTGGCTTTTTGCTTTGGAACACAATGATCACTGGACTAGACTCCATGGTCCCTAATTTAAGCCTAGTCCAGTGCTAGGAAAACCACTGATACCTAGGTTTCAGGCTTGCCTCAGACTTGAGACTAGCCAGGCTCCCATAACTTCAGGTTTAAAACCTCCTCCAACTCCACCTGCATTCATAGTCTCAAGTACAACACCATTGGCCCTGGACACAATAGGAGTCCTTCCAAACACAACTCTCTCTTTGGCCCCATATCACAGGACTGTTTCTATGGTTCCAAACATTAGTAGATCCATGTATCCTACTACTGAAGGAGGCACAAAGACAAGAGTTCTAAAGTAGGCTTGAACCATGGACAAGCCATCATAAAGTCAGGCTCTAGCACCACAGTCATGGAGGCAGAGTCCATGGTGTCCTGGGACTCAAGCCTGCTCTCATCTACCTATTATATCAGTATCCATACATGTAGCTTATTAACTTAATGGACTGAGTTTCCAAAATGTTACTTATATTTACAGTCTCTAAGAGAAAACATTCGTAGCTTCATGCACCAGAGTCTCTGATACCATCTTAGGCTCTAGGTTAGAGTCTATGATCCAAAATTCATGCCAACCCCAAGACAAAGCAAGCCTCAGGCTCCAGGATCATGACCAGGAAACCCAAGTTTCAAGCTTATCCCAGCAGTCCTAGTACCAGACAATTTCCctcatatatagaatatatatagaaTGGAATGATCTTCCAGCAACTGATAATCAAGAGTCAAAGAGCTATAAATAGTATGACACAAATTAAGTATGCATATTATGAAAACTCAAAAAGCTAGACTTTgcggcacatgcctataatctaagTACTTGTAACACTGAGCCAGAGAATTATGAATTCCAAATTTAAGCCTGTTTAATCTCCATCAGAcactggaaagagaaagagagagagagtgtgtgtgtgtgtgtgtggggggggaccagggcttctatccactgcaaacaaactccagaacatgtgccactttgtatatctggtttttatgtgagtactgaagaattaagcccaggtccttaggctttatgggcaagagccttaactgctgagccttttctTTTAACACTGTAAAATTCCAgatgtttttatattatattctccatacattttaaaaacagcatattatttctctattttaGTGTATACTTATGTAACTGATGCATTTAAtttcaaaaaatgtaaataagggatgtctggttaagatggcagcatagaaaccatgccaaagtagcctaggggagaaaaagccaaagaaaatccagcaaaatacacacttttactaacaagtgaggtgtataagaaattaaaatggcagcagagaagtagaagagatacaaagcattcagagcccacacaggcagcccaaagcagcttcagcagcagtggctctgaCTCCAGCAATGGAAGCAGCAGTGGAAGTCGTGTTTCTGggctctggcagcaacagcagcggctccggcactggcaacagtggctccagcagcggcagctttggcagcagcagcagtggcggaaccagcagcggcagcttcagtagcagcagtttcagcagcagcaacagtagttccagcagcaggggtgcctatctgcaaggccacagttgccagggtcagtttgccccacaagaaaagccaggcccagctccagaaaacagaatagcggtccagcgacccagccagcctacttgatgtagaccaaaatcatccaaaaaggtaagtgtgattgtaccagggaaggttctcccttggtcccaagctgacttggaaccatcaACAGATTAGAAATCTTAacgtctttgttgatagaggatctggttgttataatacctactcttgcgtaaatacttggtgctgtttttgattgaatgtgtacagttttagttacattttagaatcCACCTGTAtattgttccactcagcctacttgaatactcccatagcaggcaaactcaacccctaggaacacttttctagatactctgagagtgttaaaagccacacctaacatcttaatctcctacactgaagatatataacatcaggtcAGTTGACACAGCTAAGAAAACCCAGATAACtaaaaaatcaaagcattaacttaatccaagatgcaaaaatatatacattataacacaagaaacaccaaaaatcaagacaatataaatccaccaaaaagtattaatgcatcagaaatgaccaccaatgagaacaagttacaggaaatgcctgagaaagatttcaaaagaatgattgcaaatatgttcaaagaagtcaaagaagaaatcagaggacacaggataccaatttaacgaaataaagaagtcaatacaagacataaataaggaaatagaaataataaagaaaaacctgtcagaattactagcaatgaagaacacagttaatgaaataaaaaactctgtagaaaatctcaccagtagaatggatgaaagagagcaCAGAATATCTAatgtagaagaccaggtggcagatctaatacagtccaacaaacagaaagacaaactaatataaaagtatgaatgggaatttcaat carries:
- the LOC101600430 gene encoding 60S ribosomal protein L21-like, encoding MTNTKGKRRGTRYMFSRPFRKHGVVPLATYMRIYKKGDTVDIKGMGTVQKGMPHKCYHGKTGRVYNATQHAVGIVVNKQVKGKILAKRMNVRIEHIKHSKSRDSFLKRVKENDQKKKEAKEKGTWVQLKWQPAPPREVHFVRTNGKEPELLEPIPYEFMA